The following coding sequences are from one Pseudomonas mendocina window:
- a CDS encoding LuxR C-terminal-related transcriptional regulator: MINQTPSCPSPIPLLRTKLYPAHGEGAPLLERSALLERLQAAREQRLIVLSAPAGFGKSTVLSQWRRRLQEQGARVAWLSCDEADSEPPRFLQYLVAAIEAACPGVGRSASALLQGEVNWPIEAVIDAFLEDLKGIPGELYLMLDDFHRIRHPSLGQGARYLVERLPKHVRLAVSTRYQPRFLEEPPSLGGWAFWLKAEDLRLTRAETAAYFRDIKRLALDEGELNQLYARTEGWITALHLAALALPRQHDRAAFLAGISGSERNIADYLAEDVVASLPEALQLFLDQTSVLDEFNADLCNALTGRHDGRDMLRRLQGEQLFVIPLDEQGEWFRYHHLFAEFLQARLAKRGDPAHLLHAAARWCESHDLADKSIKYALRARDYAFAAELLERQGARLIAGNRVYGILAILKDIPSVVIAEQPVFQIFYAWQLAFEQKFAESEALIEEVSTRLTQGRGKGIHFGLIELLAAAQVLKALVLLYQDKLEACLKVAGHWLALVPQNQPVFRASLACVQAAAFALLGEFGEAAKAIAVARECLRECESEYLHVMASLIEALICKEYGELERGRALAEAARARVEQVFGRRSRVGGPLGLAYADLLYEQDRHGAILAELPLATTWRDVATPVELISRGKLVMARARFFAGAAEQGLEELDEWLAGLQGPGYERVFALGMGCKVQFLLWLRRPNEAQRIYMQLERHLAALPIERYGDAHTALALSQARLALSERRVDKAQASLEACLAKQGAEHQRDRRLRLSLLLSVAYWRKGNSEKAFTLLRATLEEAWQCGYRRLFQDDALWLLPLWDAWNSAEPKRAAAWQGVAEMLREQCRRLAVDTESFEENQDVSHREREILRLVAAGLSNRDIAQAVHLSEATIKWHLHNLFSKLGVRSRTQAVLKGKSLGLLSEA, encoded by the coding sequence ATGATCAATCAGACCCCGTCCTGTCCGTCCCCTATTCCATTGCTGCGTACCAAGCTCTATCCCGCCCATGGCGAAGGCGCTCCGCTGCTGGAACGTTCGGCGTTGCTGGAACGCTTGCAGGCTGCCCGCGAGCAACGCCTGATCGTGCTCAGTGCTCCGGCCGGATTTGGCAAGAGCACCGTGCTCAGCCAGTGGCGTCGTCGCCTGCAGGAGCAAGGCGCGCGAGTCGCCTGGCTATCCTGCGATGAGGCCGACAGTGAGCCGCCACGATTTCTCCAGTACCTGGTGGCGGCCATCGAAGCGGCTTGCCCGGGTGTGGGTCGCAGTGCTTCGGCGCTGCTCCAGGGCGAGGTCAACTGGCCGATCGAAGCCGTGATCGATGCCTTTCTCGAAGACCTCAAGGGAATTCCTGGCGAGCTGTACCTGATGCTGGATGACTTTCATCGCATTCGGCATCCCTCTCTCGGGCAGGGCGCGCGCTACCTGGTAGAGCGTCTACCCAAGCATGTGCGGTTGGCGGTCAGTACGCGTTATCAGCCGCGCTTTCTCGAAGAGCCGCCGTCGCTCGGCGGCTGGGCATTCTGGCTCAAGGCCGAGGATTTGCGCCTGACGCGTGCCGAGACCGCAGCCTATTTCCGCGACATCAAGCGCCTGGCTTTGGATGAAGGTGAACTCAACCAGCTTTATGCCCGCACCGAGGGTTGGATCACCGCCTTGCACCTGGCCGCCCTGGCGCTGCCGCGGCAGCATGATCGTGCGGCTTTTCTGGCCGGTATCTCGGGCTCTGAGCGCAATATCGCCGATTACCTGGCCGAGGATGTAGTGGCCAGTTTGCCTGAGGCCCTGCAGTTGTTTCTCGACCAGACCTCGGTGCTCGACGAGTTCAATGCCGACCTGTGCAACGCACTGACTGGTCGTCACGACGGGCGTGACATGTTGCGTAGGCTGCAAGGCGAGCAGTTGTTCGTGATACCACTGGACGAGCAGGGTGAATGGTTTCGCTATCACCACCTGTTCGCCGAGTTTCTCCAGGCGCGACTGGCCAAGCGGGGTGACCCGGCACATCTGCTGCATGCCGCCGCGCGCTGGTGCGAAAGCCATGATCTGGCCGACAAGTCGATCAAGTACGCCCTGCGCGCACGCGATTACGCCTTCGCTGCCGAACTGCTGGAGCGCCAGGGTGCGCGCCTGATCGCCGGCAACCGGGTGTACGGCATCCTGGCCATTCTCAAGGACATTCCGTCGGTGGTGATCGCCGAGCAACCGGTGTTCCAGATCTTCTACGCCTGGCAGTTGGCTTTCGAACAGAAGTTCGCCGAGTCCGAGGCGCTGATCGAAGAGGTCAGCACGCGTCTGACCCAAGGGCGTGGCAAGGGCATTCATTTCGGCCTGATCGAGTTGCTGGCCGCGGCCCAGGTGCTCAAGGCACTGGTGCTGCTGTATCAGGACAAACTCGAGGCCTGCCTCAAGGTCGCCGGTCACTGGCTGGCCCTGGTGCCGCAGAACCAGCCGGTGTTTCGTGCCAGCCTGGCGTGCGTGCAGGCCGCGGCATTCGCTCTACTGGGCGAGTTCGGCGAAGCGGCCAAGGCCATTGCCGTCGCGCGCGAGTGCCTGCGCGAGTGCGAGAGCGAATACCTGCATGTGATGGCCAGCCTGATCGAGGCGCTGATCTGCAAGGAATATGGCGAACTGGAGCGTGGCCGCGCCCTGGCCGAGGCCGCGCGGGCGCGGGTCGAGCAGGTGTTCGGCCGGCGCAGTCGGGTCGGTGGCCCGCTGGGGCTGGCGTATGCCGATCTGTTGTACGAGCAGGATCGCCATGGCGCGATCCTCGCCGAATTGCCGCTGGCCACGACCTGGCGCGATGTCGCCACGCCAGTCGAGTTGATCAGCCGCGGCAAGCTGGTCATGGCACGTGCGCGTTTCTTCGCCGGTGCCGCTGAGCAGGGTTTGGAAGAACTCGACGAGTGGCTGGCTGGTTTGCAAGGGCCAGGCTACGAGCGGGTGTTCGCCCTCGGTATGGGTTGCAAGGTGCAGTTCCTGTTGTGGTTGCGTCGGCCTAACGAGGCGCAGCGCATTTACATGCAGTTGGAGCGTCATCTGGCTGCGCTGCCCATCGAACGCTATGGCGATGCTCACACTGCCCTGGCGCTGAGCCAGGCGCGGCTGGCGTTGAGCGAGCGACGGGTGGATAAGGCCCAGGCCAGCCTGGAAGCATGCCTGGCCAAGCAGGGCGCCGAGCACCAACGCGACCGGCGTTTGCGTTTGAGCCTGTTACTTTCTGTGGCGTACTGGCGCAAAGGTAACAGCGAAAAAGCCTTCACCTTGTTGCGCGCGACCCTCGAAGAAGCCTGGCAATGCGGCTATCGCCGGTTGTTCCAGGATGATGCCCTGTGGTTGCTGCCGCTCTGGGACGCCTGGAACAGCGCCGAGCCCAAGCGCGCCGCAGCCTGGCAGGGCGTCGCTGAAATGCTCCGCGAGCAGTGCCGCAGACTGGCCGTGGATACTGAAAGTTTTGAGGAAAATCAGGATGTTAGCCATCGGGAACGAGAGATCCTGCGGCTCGTCGCGGCAGGGCTTTCCAACCGTGATATCGCTCAGGCAGTGCACTTGTCGGAGGCCACCATCAAGTGGCATCTGCACAATCTGTTTTCCAAGCTGGGGGTACGCAGCCGTACTCAGGCCGTGCTCAAGGGCAAGAGCCTGGGGCTGCTGAGTGAGGCGTGA
- a CDS encoding DUF6160 family protein, with product MMTLKKLALAAAVMAVPFMAQADLKALDDADLAGVTGQAGISIAGNFDATIGSIVYTDTETGVSDGSNSLSLNTVSLSGFNIDESNPLTIDVKDNKLEIGLPGINGGVSVGAVKIGANSIGGVAINGLDMAGSTVKIWGH from the coding sequence ATGATGACCCTGAAAAAACTCGCTCTTGCCGCCGCCGTCATGGCCGTCCCGTTCATGGCCCAGGCCGACCTGAAGGCGTTGGACGACGCCGACCTGGCTGGCGTAACCGGTCAGGCCGGTATCAGCATCGCCGGTAACTTCGATGCCACCATCGGCTCCATCGTCTACACCGACACCGAGACCGGTGTCAGCGATGGCAGCAACAGCCTGAGCCTGAACACCGTCAGCCTGTCCGGCTTCAACATCGATGAGTCCAACCCGCTGACCATCGACGTCAAGGACAACAAACTGGAAATCGGTCTGCCGGGCATCAACGGCGGCGTTTCGGTCGGTGCGGTGAAGATTGGCGCCAACAGCATTGGTGGCGTGGCCATCAATGGTCTGGACATGGCCGGCTCCACCGTCAAGATCTGGGGTCATTGA
- a CDS encoding C39 family peptidase — protein MIEILVGSLIGLYGFTEAVDIKPQPAGTVNITQQLVPNGPLRESVVLEPMSQLQFRNVIRQAYDYSCGSAALTTLLDYYLGRNLEERQVMEGLLHFGEAEKIVERRGFSLLDMKRFVTALGYKSGGFRAGFDDLAQLEHPAIVPIEYAGFKHFVVVRDVYNDHVFVADPALGNISFTRVRFEEIWDQNVLFVIFPSGNEPPNAMALTDRDLRIIDDRTISMLAFREFPQMAKFTTNQADQLGSGGDIQYIRRK, from the coding sequence ATGATCGAAATTCTCGTGGGCAGCCTGATCGGTTTGTACGGTTTTACCGAGGCTGTCGACATCAAGCCGCAGCCCGCCGGTACCGTGAACATCACTCAGCAACTGGTGCCCAATGGCCCGCTGCGCGAGTCGGTGGTTCTCGAGCCGATGAGCCAGTTGCAGTTTCGCAACGTGATCCGCCAGGCCTATGACTACAGCTGCGGCTCTGCGGCGTTGACCACGCTGCTGGACTATTACCTCGGGCGCAACCTGGAAGAGCGCCAGGTGATGGAAGGGCTGCTGCACTTCGGCGAGGCGGAGAAGATCGTCGAGCGCCGCGGTTTCTCGCTGCTGGACATGAAACGCTTCGTCACCGCCCTGGGCTACAAGAGCGGTGGTTTTCGCGCCGGATTCGATGATCTGGCCCAGCTCGAACACCCGGCCATCGTGCCCATCGAGTACGCCGGCTTCAAACACTTCGTGGTGGTGCGCGACGTCTACAACGACCACGTGTTCGTTGCCGATCCTGCGCTCGGCAACATCAGCTTCACCCGCGTGCGCTTCGAGGAAATCTGGGATCAGAACGTGCTGTTCGTGATCTTCCCCAGTGGTAACGAGCCGCCCAATGCCATGGCGCTGACCGACCGCGACCTGCGCATCATCGACGACCGCACCATCAGCATGCTGGCTTTCCGCGAATTTCCGCAGATGGCCAAGTTCACGACGAATCAGGCCGACCAACTGGGGTCGGGAGGCGACATTCAATACATTCGCCGCAAGTGA
- a CDS encoding transporter translates to MGVWGYAWLAMLTLVATQPLMAEEATVDDARDALTKKDDDADSAKALEEVFQAAEKSYTLLKKGERTLTYGFDYSLLRDTQIQTVRTGQNVYSVIGQSEAQHTFTNSFTFDYGVWDNLTFSMRVPFLAKYDTERDLSTYSLGDISASFRWQPWSSARGRPVTTLFATLGLPTGDSPYDVSLDNGLATGSGYYSLGVGANLSYVIDPVVLFGSLGYTYNLPIRDADQVRGGRLLEEVDPGSSLSLSMGFAYALSYDVSLATSFQMAHNLAPKFKFSDATFEGNEQTSAVMNFSLGLRTSPNTIVNVNAGFGMTEDSPDVLLGISMPLDIKGLKAE, encoded by the coding sequence ATGGGAGTTTGGGGGTATGCATGGCTGGCCATGCTGACGCTGGTTGCGACACAGCCGTTGATGGCCGAAGAAGCCACGGTCGACGACGCGCGCGATGCGTTGACCAAGAAAGACGACGACGCCGATAGCGCCAAGGCGCTGGAGGAGGTGTTCCAGGCCGCTGAGAAGAGCTACACGCTACTCAAGAAGGGCGAGCGTACCCTGACTTACGGCTTCGACTATTCGTTGCTACGCGATACGCAGATCCAGACCGTCCGCACCGGGCAGAACGTCTACAGCGTGATCGGCCAGAGCGAGGCGCAGCATACCTTCACCAACTCCTTCACCTTCGATTACGGGGTGTGGGACAACCTCACCTTCAGCATGCGTGTGCCGTTCCTGGCCAAGTACGACACCGAACGCGATCTGAGTACCTATAGCCTCGGCGACATTTCCGCGAGCTTTCGCTGGCAGCCCTGGTCGTCGGCGCGCGGCCGCCCCGTCACCACCTTGTTCGCCACCCTTGGCCTGCCGACCGGCGACAGCCCATACGACGTCAGCCTGGACAACGGCCTGGCCACCGGCAGCGGTTACTACAGCCTGGGCGTGGGCGCGAACCTCTCCTACGTGATCGATCCGGTGGTGCTGTTCGGCTCGCTTGGCTACACCTACAACCTGCCAATTCGCGATGCTGATCAGGTGCGTGGCGGGCGCTTGCTGGAGGAGGTCGACCCGGGTTCGAGCCTGTCGCTGAGCATGGGCTTCGCTTACGCGCTGTCTTACGACGTGTCGCTGGCCACGTCATTCCAGATGGCGCACAACCTGGCGCCGAAATTCAAGTTCAGCGACGCCACCTTCGAAGGTAACGAACAGACCAGTGCAGTGATGAACTTCTCGCTGGGCCTGCGCACGTCGCCGAATACCATCGTCAACGTCAATGCCGGTTTCGGTATGACCGAAGATTCGCCCGATGTCCTGCTCGGGATTTCCATGCCCCTGGATATCAAGGGCCTCAAGGCCGAGTAA
- a CDS encoding outer membrane protein transport protein: MTHLAKLQALLLVGLGAGCVLPAQAQLANNLTIGNPKAMAMGNAVTADVTGIDAVHYNPAALSKLKGRQTTVKLLSGVMDIRAKFNAKKDYGFMGYDDDPYKNSSSRTLTPTMYLPGVGGMTELPVLVAPLAGLSINPPGSKFTFATNVYAPMALGYSRDSDDDPGRFQGRQVSLQRITYFSPSLAYQVNDELSLGLSIGFSHQAVALNQDFRNPGMLTGLTRLLNEALCLPGLEEIIGPLINVCGGKIGPFDSLANLDLDLQQSLSPTYNLGILWEPTDWFAWGATYQSEARMNLQGKYRVDYTENWAGFWQGFQQALAGQILSSMFPYGADEESGNASLKLTYPDAFSTGIKVRPFDKWQFNLDLRWVGYSDWNNFEIEFDRELDLLRIAKTFGGGNATDRSIILDRGYRDTWSWGVGVQYDVNDRLALRAGYEYRPSAIPKNKADVLAPVGDADLYGLGLGYRWDKDTTIDVGFNYFVSKQNIPAGSSCNASCEGLDNLVYNPYAGLHIETTVKAYIFAMTYTSRF; encoded by the coding sequence ATGACTCATCTTGCCAAGCTGCAGGCTCTGCTGCTGGTTGGGCTCGGCGCGGGTTGCGTCCTGCCTGCCCAGGCGCAACTGGCCAACAACCTGACCATCGGCAATCCCAAGGCCATGGCCATGGGCAACGCCGTCACCGCCGATGTCACCGGTATCGATGCCGTGCACTACAACCCGGCGGCACTGAGCAAGCTCAAGGGGCGGCAGACCACGGTCAAGCTGCTCAGTGGCGTGATGGATATCCGCGCGAAGTTCAATGCCAAGAAAGACTACGGTTTCATGGGCTATGACGACGATCCTTACAAGAACTCCAGTAGCCGCACCCTGACGCCGACCATGTACCTGCCGGGTGTCGGCGGTATGACTGAGTTGCCGGTGCTGGTGGCGCCGCTGGCCGGTTTGTCGATCAATCCGCCTGGCTCCAAGTTCACTTTCGCCACCAACGTCTATGCGCCGATGGCGCTGGGCTATTCGCGTGATTCCGACGATGATCCAGGGCGTTTCCAGGGGCGTCAGGTGTCCTTGCAGCGCATCACCTATTTCTCGCCGTCGCTGGCCTATCAGGTCAATGACGAGCTGTCGCTGGGGCTGTCCATTGGCTTTTCTCATCAAGCGGTGGCGCTCAATCAGGACTTTCGCAACCCCGGCATGCTTACCGGTCTGACCCGCCTTCTCAATGAGGCACTGTGTCTGCCCGGGCTGGAGGAAATTATTGGTCCATTGATCAACGTGTGTGGTGGCAAGATCGGCCCGTTCGACTCCCTGGCCAATCTCGATCTGGATCTGCAGCAGAGCCTGTCACCGACCTACAACCTGGGTATTCTCTGGGAACCGACCGATTGGTTCGCCTGGGGAGCTACCTACCAGAGCGAGGCGCGGATGAACCTCCAGGGCAAATACCGTGTGGATTACACAGAAAACTGGGCGGGATTTTGGCAAGGCTTCCAGCAAGCTCTTGCTGGTCAAATTCTTAGTTCAATGTTTCCCTATGGCGCCGACGAGGAGAGCGGTAACGCCTCGCTGAAACTGACCTATCCGGATGCCTTCAGCACCGGTATCAAGGTGCGCCCGTTCGACAAGTGGCAGTTCAACCTGGATTTGCGCTGGGTCGGCTACAGCGACTGGAACAACTTCGAGATCGAGTTCGATCGCGAGCTGGATCTGCTGCGCATCGCCAAGACCTTCGGCGGTGGCAATGCCACCGATCGCAGCATCATTCTCGACCGCGGTTACCGCGACACCTGGAGCTGGGGCGTCGGCGTGCAGTACGACGTCAATGATCGCCTGGCCCTGCGCGCCGGCTACGAGTACCGTCCTTCGGCCATTCCCAAGAACAAGGCCGACGTGCTGGCACCGGTGGGCGATGCCGACCTCTACGGTCTTGGCCTGGGCTATCGCTGGGACAAGGACACCACCATCGATGTCGGCTTCAATTACTTCGTCTCCAAACAGAACATTCCCGCTGGCAGCAGTTGCAACGCCAGCTGCGAAGGGTTGGATAACCTGGTCTATAACCCCTATGCCGGGCTCCATATCGAAACCACGGTCAAGGCCTATATCTTCGCCATGACCTACACCTCGAGGTTCTGA
- a CDS encoding MalM family protein produces MRSLLLLLMLLPVLHATASSRYLTWVDELGRVHNTFVDTRFAEQQQLAQRRAEQSDQARLGDGGAWPGSAPSTGESKRRYFTWVDGSGQLQNSFYAGTQVAGASGRDQVLASGERAGGYIDSAVLEGRGFARDSYDSPYYTWVDEQGRMHNSPVPAKSRDGQSGTTPSTVRYSEGRQIEFERSKPALPMLDGQPTAAMQALLEGSQARGDSLYGELSARCCGQLRESDFTALSADEPRFEELGRFSPSFEFPMGRSYYAALKLPASRQSYGLRVRSFANRQVVYPSLLFLDEAKRPTRLVSDAVYQLHPETWYRYAFIEGTVQVRAERGERYVLLITTDEDRSLQTLDNKPFKRPLQQLAVDEAGMQRHAHADEGEFELAIVR; encoded by the coding sequence ATGCGCAGTCTGTTGTTGCTCCTGATGCTGCTGCCCGTGCTGCATGCCACTGCCAGCAGCCGTTACCTGACCTGGGTCGATGAGCTGGGGCGGGTGCACAACACCTTCGTCGACACTCGTTTCGCTGAACAGCAGCAACTGGCGCAGCGTCGTGCCGAGCAGAGCGATCAGGCCCGCCTCGGTGATGGCGGCGCCTGGCCTGGAAGTGCGCCAAGCACGGGGGAGAGCAAGCGGCGCTATTTCACCTGGGTCGATGGCAGCGGCCAGCTGCAGAACAGCTTCTATGCCGGCACGCAGGTCGCAGGTGCGTCGGGGCGTGATCAGGTGCTGGCCAGCGGTGAGCGGGCAGGGGGTTACATCGACTCGGCGGTGCTGGAAGGTCGTGGCTTTGCGCGCGACAGCTACGATAGCCCTTATTACACCTGGGTCGACGAGCAAGGGCGGATGCACAACTCGCCGGTTCCCGCTAAATCGCGCGATGGCCAGTCAGGTACGACGCCCTCTACGGTTCGTTACAGCGAAGGTCGGCAGATCGAGTTCGAGCGCAGCAAGCCAGCGCTGCCGATGCTCGACGGCCAGCCCACCGCTGCCATGCAGGCGCTACTCGAAGGCAGTCAGGCGCGTGGCGATAGTCTCTACGGTGAGTTGTCGGCACGCTGCTGTGGCCAGTTGCGAGAAAGCGACTTCACCGCGCTATCGGCGGACGAGCCGCGCTTCGAGGAGCTGGGTCGATTCTCGCCCAGTTTCGAGTTTCCCATGGGCCGCAGTTACTACGCCGCGTTGAAGTTACCGGCCTCACGGCAAAGCTATGGCTTGCGCGTGCGCAGTTTCGCCAACCGCCAGGTGGTCTATCCGTCGCTGCTGTTTCTCGATGAGGCCAAGCGGCCGACGCGGCTGGTCAGTGATGCGGTGTACCAGTTGCATCCGGAAACCTGGTACCGCTATGCCTTCATCGAAGGCACGGTGCAGGTACGGGCTGAACGTGGCGAGCGCTATGTGTTGCTGATCACCACCGACGAAGACCGCAGCTTGCAGACCCTCGACAACAAGCCGTTCAAGCGGCCGTTGCAGCAGTTGGCGGTGGACGAGGCCGGCATGCAGCGTCATGCGCATGCCGATGAGGGAGAGTTCGAGCTGGCGATAGTGCGGTAG
- a CDS encoding alpha-L-glutamate ligase-like protein produces the protein MFGLIKTWKALEAKGIMGINRRNADYVLKYNKRHLYPIVDDKIITKERAIEAGIDVPELYGIIDTEKGIDKLDEIIAGRTDFVIKPAQGAGGDGILVIADRFEDRFKTVSGKIVSHEELEQQISSILSGLYSLGGHRDRALIEYRVTPDTIFKSISYEGVPDIRIIVLMGYPVMAMLRLPTRQSGGKANLHQGAIGVGVDLATGVTLRGTWLNNKISKHPDTTNAVDGVQLPNWDGFMKLAAGCYELCGLGYIGVDMVLDQDKGPLILELNARPGLNIQIANDCGLTHRAHAVEARLEELKAKGIQENAEERVHFSQELFGHVASKEV, from the coding sequence ATGTTCGGTCTGATCAAGACATGGAAGGCCCTCGAAGCCAAAGGCATCATGGGCATCAACCGACGCAACGCGGACTACGTGCTGAAGTACAACAAGCGGCACCTGTACCCGATCGTCGACGACAAGATCATCACCAAGGAGCGGGCCATCGAGGCCGGTATCGATGTGCCCGAGCTGTACGGCATCATCGATACCGAGAAAGGCATCGACAAGCTCGACGAGATCATCGCCGGGCGTACCGACTTCGTCATCAAGCCAGCCCAGGGTGCTGGCGGTGACGGCATCCTGGTGATCGCCGACCGTTTCGAGGATCGCTTCAAGACGGTGTCCGGCAAGATCGTCAGCCACGAGGAGCTGGAGCAGCAGATTTCCAGCATCCTCTCCGGCCTGTATTCGCTCGGCGGCCACCGCGACCGCGCACTGATCGAATACCGAGTGACCCCGGACACCATCTTCAAGAGCATCAGCTACGAAGGCGTACCGGACATCCGCATCATCGTGCTGATGGGCTACCCGGTGATGGCCATGCTGCGCTTGCCGACCCGGCAGTCGGGCGGCAAGGCCAACCTGCACCAGGGCGCCATCGGCGTCGGCGTCGACCTCGCTACCGGCGTCACCCTGCGCGGCACCTGGCTGAACAACAAGATCAGCAAACACCCGGATACCACCAACGCGGTCGATGGCGTGCAGTTGCCGAACTGGGATGGTTTCATGAAGCTCGCGGCCGGCTGCTACGAGCTGTGCGGCCTGGGCTACATCGGCGTGGACATGGTGCTGGATCAGGACAAGGGCCCGTTGATTCTCGAACTCAACGCCCGCCCAGGTCTGAACATCCAGATCGCCAACGACTGTGGCCTGACCCATCGCGCCCATGCGGTGGAAGCCCGCCTGGAAGAGTTGAAGGCCAAAGGCATCCAGGAGAACGCCGAAGAGCGTGTGCACTTCTCCCAGGAGCTGTTCGGTCACGTCGCCAGCAAGGAAGTCTGA
- a CDS encoding inactive transglutaminase family protein, with protein MRSLNLHLKILITLLVALGVLITAYQIFILGIPVTEDETDDLWNIDAKVEFQASPREPVKLQMFVPPLNQDYVSLNESFISNNYGVSVNRVDGNRRVTWSARRANGKQTLYYRLVLTKRYSGEQTQAKGPIFRDSLPVEGPEKIAAEALLAPIRQHSADVETFISETIKRVNNVGDDNVKLLLGGDASTVNKAKVVDLLLSIAHVPMERVHTIRLQAEVAQSPELWLRSFNGQKWLYFNPESGEQGLPADRLVWWIGDGDLVSLEGGRQAAVSFSLNNSEMNAIRLAKLTDENTDATFLEYSLYGLPLQTQQTFMIMVMIPIGVLVILILRNLGGLQTLGTFTPVLIALAFRETQLGFGIFLFTVITALGLSLRSYLEHLKLQMLPRLSVVLTFVVVLIATISLFSHKLGLERGLSVALFPMVILTMTIERLSITWEERGGGHAFKVAIGTLFAATIAHLLMSVPELVYFVFTFPAVLLILVGFMLAMGRYRGYRLTELFRFKAFLKD; from the coding sequence ATGCGCTCTCTGAACCTACATCTGAAAATCCTGATCACCTTGCTGGTGGCTCTGGGTGTTCTGATTACGGCATATCAAATCTTCATCCTCGGCATTCCGGTGACCGAAGACGAGACCGACGACCTGTGGAACATCGACGCCAAGGTCGAATTCCAGGCCAGCCCGCGCGAACCGGTGAAACTGCAGATGTTCGTGCCGCCGCTGAACCAGGATTACGTGAGCCTCAACGAGAGCTTCATCTCCAACAACTATGGCGTGAGCGTCAACCGTGTCGACGGCAACCGCCGCGTCACCTGGTCCGCCCGCCGCGCCAACGGCAAGCAGACCCTCTACTACCGCCTGGTACTGACCAAGCGCTACAGCGGTGAACAGACTCAGGCCAAAGGCCCGATCTTCCGCGATAGCCTGCCTGTGGAAGGCCCGGAGAAAATTGCCGCAGAAGCCCTGCTGGCACCGATCCGCCAACACTCGGCGGATGTCGAGACCTTCATCAGCGAGACCATCAAGCGCGTCAACAACGTGGGTGACGATAACGTCAAGCTGCTGCTTGGCGGCGATGCCTCCACGGTAAACAAGGCCAAGGTGGTCGACCTGCTGCTGTCCATCGCCCACGTGCCGATGGAGCGCGTGCACACCATTCGCCTGCAAGCCGAAGTCGCTCAGTCGCCTGAACTCTGGCTGCGCAGTTTCAATGGCCAGAAATGGCTGTACTTCAACCCTGAATCCGGCGAGCAGGGCCTGCCTGCCGACCGCCTGGTCTGGTGGATTGGCGACGGCGACCTGGTCAGCCTCGAAGGCGGCCGCCAAGCAGCCGTCAGTTTCAGCCTGAACAACAGCGAGATGAACGCCATCCGCCTGGCCAAGCTGACCGACGAGAACACCGACGCCACCTTCCTGGAGTACTCGCTGTATGGCCTGCCACTGCAGACCCAGCAAACCTTCATGATCATGGTGATGATCCCGATCGGCGTACTGGTGATCCTGATCCTGCGCAACCTCGGTGGCCTGCAAACTCTGGGTACCTTCACCCCGGTGCTGATCGCCCTCGCCTTCCGCGAGACGCAGCTGGGCTTCGGCATCTTCCTGTTCACGGTAATCACCGCGCTCGGCCTGTCATTACGTTCCTATCTGGAGCACCTGAAGCTGCAGATGCTGCCACGCCTGTCGGTGGTGCTGACCTTCGTTGTGGTACTGATCGCCACCATCAGCCTGTTCAGCCACAAGCTGGGCCTGGAACGCGGCCTGTCCGTCGCCCTGTTCCCGATGGTGATTCTGACCATGACCATCGAACGTCTGTCGATCACCTGGGAAGAACGTGGCGGTGGCCATGCCTTCAAGGTGGCCATCGGCACCCTGTTCGCCGCGACCATCGCGCACCTGCTGATGAGCGTGCCGGAGCTGGTCTACTTCGTGTTCACCTTCCCGGCGGTTCTGCTGATCCTGGTCGGTTTCATGCTGGCGATGGGGCGTTACCGCGGCTACCGCCTGACCGAACTGTTCCGCTTCAAAGCCTTCCTCAAGGACTAA